The following are encoded together in the Streptomyces sp. NBC_01465 genome:
- a CDS encoding IS1380 family transposase, protein MKKSSGSYPRVRVEGNGRGVVSQAGATLLVETVRKTGLDQAISTALAPWRKPRAVHDPGKILLDMALTVALGGDCLADVGMLRAEPAVFGAVGSDPTVSRLIDTLASAGPKALTAIRTARAHVRERVWTVAGPAAPDAGGQVIVDIDGVLVLAHSEKQDAAATWKKTFGHHPLMGFVDHGSGGSGEPVAALLRPGNAGSNTAADHIEAAQLALAQLPKKYRRGRQTLMRTDSGGGTHTFLAWLAKRGRWLSYSVGMTITDAIHHAVLHVPVSAWTAAVEPGNEIRDGAWVAELDGDVLRGWPKGMRLIVRKERPHPGAQLRFTDADGLRLTAFATNTTSAPIAELELRHRQRARAEDRIRNARATGLRNLPLHDAAQNRIWLEIVQLALDLLAWMPMLALTGKVRRWEPRRLRLRLFSAAAQLVTTARRRHLRFARHWPWTDIITDALARLEALPNPG, encoded by the coding sequence GTGAAGAAGAGTAGCGGGTCGTACCCGCGCGTTCGCGTTGAGGGCAACGGTCGCGGGGTGGTCTCGCAGGCGGGGGCGACGCTACTGGTGGAGACCGTCCGCAAGACCGGGCTGGATCAGGCGATATCGACGGCCCTGGCTCCGTGGCGAAAGCCGCGGGCGGTGCACGATCCGGGGAAAATCCTGCTCGATATGGCCCTGACGGTCGCACTCGGCGGCGACTGCCTGGCCGATGTGGGCATGCTGCGGGCCGAGCCGGCTGTGTTCGGTGCGGTCGGCTCCGATCCCACGGTCTCCCGCCTCATCGACACACTCGCCTCGGCCGGGCCGAAGGCCCTCACCGCGATCCGCACCGCGCGGGCGCACGTCCGCGAACGGGTCTGGACGGTGGCAGGTCCGGCGGCTCCGGACGCGGGCGGGCAGGTGATCGTGGATATCGACGGGGTGCTGGTGCTGGCGCACTCCGAGAAACAGGACGCCGCTGCGACCTGGAAGAAGACGTTCGGGCACCATCCTTTGATGGGCTTCGTCGACCACGGAAGCGGCGGCAGCGGGGAGCCCGTCGCCGCTCTGCTGCGGCCCGGCAACGCGGGCAGCAACACCGCTGCCGATCACATAGAGGCCGCCCAACTGGCCCTGGCCCAGCTGCCGAAGAAGTACCGCCGCGGGCGCCAGACGCTGATGCGAACCGATTCCGGCGGCGGCACCCACACGTTCCTCGCCTGGCTCGCGAAGCGCGGCAGGTGGCTGTCGTACTCGGTCGGGATGACCATCACCGACGCCATCCACCACGCTGTCCTGCACGTTCCCGTCTCCGCCTGGACGGCCGCCGTCGAGCCCGGCAACGAGATCCGCGACGGCGCCTGGGTCGCCGAGCTCGACGGCGACGTCCTCAGAGGCTGGCCGAAAGGGATGCGGCTGATCGTCCGCAAAGAACGTCCGCACCCCGGCGCCCAGTTGCGGTTCACCGATGCCGACGGGCTGCGGCTCACCGCGTTTGCCACCAACACCACCAGCGCCCCGATCGCGGAACTCGAACTGCGCCATCGTCAGCGGGCCCGCGCCGAGGACCGCATCCGCAATGCCCGCGCCACCGGCCTGCGCAACCTCCCCCTGCACGACGCCGCACAGAACCGGATCTGGCTGGAGATCGTCCAGCTCGCACTCGACCTGCTGGCCTGGATGCCGATGCTCGCCCTGACCGGCAAAGTCCGCAGGTGGGAGCCCCGCCGACTGCGGCTGCGACTCTTCTCGGCCGCCGCCCAACTCGTCACGACCGCCCGCCGCCGGCACCTGAGATTCGCCCGCCACTGGCCCTGGACCGACATCATCACCGATGCCCTGGCACGGCTCGAAGCCCTCCCGAACCCAGGCTGA
- a CDS encoding ATP/GTP-binding protein: MHDCQRFLCVEAETPGEAGGSDSAQQTGSSKNTSKWVCTYKLVDPQPGAGSLDWEGHKPGDGAVYEKSCIYDNNKRMVTVTNIWSADPPAGQVDPAVLAQQAVDKMLLRGAEIGITPKPGGKGVVGMPVYLWTAKNKETYGPNVASATAGAVTVTAIAQVSKIVWDMGDGKSVTCTTAGTPYKAAYGKSPSPDCGHHYTQPSSTTPSGKFHVTATSTWTVDWTGGGQNGVLTEVRNSAVDITVAEVQVLN, encoded by the coding sequence GTGCACGACTGCCAACGCTTCCTGTGCGTCGAAGCCGAGACGCCCGGAGAAGCTGGTGGCAGCGACTCTGCGCAGCAGACCGGGAGCTCAAAGAACACCAGCAAGTGGGTTTGCACTTACAAGCTCGTCGATCCGCAGCCCGGAGCGGGGAGCCTGGACTGGGAGGGGCACAAGCCGGGCGACGGTGCCGTGTACGAGAAGTCGTGCATCTACGACAACAACAAGCGCATGGTCACCGTCACGAACATCTGGTCCGCCGACCCTCCTGCGGGACAGGTCGACCCGGCGGTCCTGGCGCAGCAGGCGGTGGACAAGATGCTGCTGCGCGGCGCCGAGATCGGGATCACGCCCAAGCCTGGCGGCAAGGGCGTGGTCGGCATGCCGGTCTACCTGTGGACCGCGAAGAACAAGGAAACGTACGGACCCAACGTCGCTTCCGCGACGGCTGGCGCGGTCACCGTGACGGCGATCGCCCAGGTGTCGAAGATCGTGTGGGACATGGGTGACGGTAAGTCCGTCACCTGCACCACCGCTGGCACTCCCTACAAGGCGGCGTACGGCAAGAGCCCCTCCCCCGACTGCGGTCATCACTACACCCAGCCCTCCTCGACCACCCCGTCTGGGAAGTTCCACGTCACTGCGACGTCGACGTGGACGGTCGACTGGACGGGCGGCGGCCAGAACGGGGTACTCACCGAGGTCCGCAACAGCGCCGTGGACATCACGGTCGCCGAGGTGCAGGTCCTCAACTGA
- a CDS encoding pentapeptide repeat-containing protein: MKPWLKRPALTTALTLTSIGYALLLWQGPWWIDGDHLRSSDLQPADGVVITGVRTALVALGAGAIAALGLYYTHRTLEHTRHRDAETLEQTRKRDAEQEKAATEGQINQRYVDAVKLLASNDSLTQRLGGIYALERNMHESERDHPTVLAILSAFVRASAPSATISTSGGSTVGRPAQDVQAALDVIGRRPPRSPSPLVNLSGTDLNGADFRGTDLRGVNLTDTHLRGSNLQAADLRGTDLRGANLAGAHLRNARLQEADLSGADLRSADLRLANLSNANLTDANLRDADLEAAQLVEASLMKADLTGARFRESNLSDAYLRGANLSSAHLPGASLTGAQLDGANLTNADLPSTDLTDARLDGPAQICSARLYATTKLPEYLHASPLVQERIQERARRKFKPGETPGPPAPA; encoded by the coding sequence ATGAAACCGTGGCTGAAGCGGCCCGCCCTCACCACAGCACTCACCCTCACGTCGATCGGGTACGCCCTGTTGCTGTGGCAAGGACCCTGGTGGATCGACGGCGACCACCTCCGCAGCTCAGACCTCCAACCCGCCGACGGCGTGGTGATCACCGGCGTCCGTACGGCTCTTGTCGCGCTCGGGGCCGGTGCTATCGCCGCTCTCGGCCTGTACTACACACACCGCACACTTGAGCACACACGTCATCGCGACGCTGAAACCCTTGAGCAGACACGCAAGCGCGATGCCGAGCAAGAAAAGGCCGCCACCGAAGGGCAAATCAATCAACGCTACGTAGACGCAGTCAAGTTGCTGGCGTCGAATGACAGCCTGACTCAGCGCCTCGGCGGGATCTACGCGCTCGAACGCAACATGCACGAGTCCGAACGGGACCACCCCACCGTCCTTGCGATCCTTTCAGCCTTCGTCCGGGCCTCAGCACCCTCCGCCACCATCAGTACCTCAGGCGGCAGCACGGTGGGCAGACCAGCGCAAGATGTTCAAGCCGCATTGGACGTCATCGGCCGACGACCACCACGCAGCCCTTCGCCGCTCGTGAACCTGAGCGGAACGGACCTCAACGGCGCGGACTTCAGGGGGACAGACCTCAGAGGCGTCAACCTCACCGACACGCACCTCAGGGGGAGCAACCTCCAGGCCGCGGACCTCAGGGGGACGGACCTCAGAGGCGCCAACCTCGCCGGCGCGCACCTCAGGAACGCACGCCTACAGGAAGCGGACCTCAGCGGCGCGGACCTCCGGAGCGCAGACCTCAGGCTCGCAAACCTCAGCAACGCGAACCTCACCGACGCAAACCTGAGGGACGCAGACCTCGAAGCTGCCCAACTAGTAGAAGCGAGCCTCATGAAAGCGGACCTCACCGGCGCACGCTTCAGAGAATCGAACCTCAGTGACGCGTACCTCAGAGGCGCGAACCTCAGCAGCGCACACCTCCCTGGCGCGAGTCTCACAGGCGCCCAACTCGATGGCGCCAACCTCACCAACGCCGACCTCCCGAGTACAGACCTCACCGACGCGCGGTTGGACGGCCCCGCTCAGATTTGCTCCGCTCGTCTCTACGCCACAACCAAACTGCCCGAGTACTTGCACGCATCTCCCCTTGTACAGGAGCGCATTCAAGAGCGCGCGCGTAGGAAGTTCAAACCTGGCGAGACACCTGGTCCGCCAGCTCCTGCCTAG
- a CDS encoding secreted protein/lipoprotein: protein MYKQFWQEMEVLYADSTGKKANLKKYAASNALLQANVDAKSAHDRHLINVGHVVVDNPTATQANLNRQVPNVVISSCLDISQWKAINATTKKPASLPSTRLTKYVIVATVEHFPEGWKVTRNDPKGQAC, encoded by the coding sequence GTGTACAAGCAGTTCTGGCAGGAGATGGAGGTCCTCTACGCCGACAGCACGGGCAAAAAGGCGAACCTCAAGAAGTACGCCGCATCCAACGCCCTGCTTCAGGCCAACGTGGACGCTAAGAGCGCCCACGACCGCCATCTCATCAATGTCGGGCACGTCGTCGTGGACAACCCGACCGCCACTCAAGCGAACCTCAATCGCCAAGTCCCCAACGTGGTCATCTCCAGCTGCCTGGACATCTCCCAGTGGAAGGCGATCAACGCCACCACCAAAAAGCCAGCGTCGCTTCCGTCCACGCGGCTCACGAAGTACGTCATCGTCGCCACGGTCGAGCACTTTCCTGAGGGGTGGAAGGTCACCAGAAACGACCCGAAGGGGCAGGCATGCTGA
- a CDS encoding DUF6233 domain-containing protein: MRVVHGAEDCFARADNFGTQPTTPEAARRALTEGSVTACVVCRPDTALGIVD, from the coding sequence GTGAGGGTGGTCCACGGGGCGGAGGACTGCTTCGCCCGCGCCGACAACTTCGGGACCCAGCCGACCACCCCTGAGGCAGCTCGGCGCGCCCTGACGGAGGGCAGCGTCACGGCTTGTGTCGTGTGCCGGCCGGACACCGCGCTCGGCATCGTCGACTGA
- a CDS encoding ATP/GTP-binding protein, producing the protein MTTAIVDFTQPAAAPASAPARRRYVERAELVLALPDQRPLAALGLDPDPLQQLATALCSVRTQDGERADVVLDLIPISERPLARRRRRLLAAAKRRGPSAYGMKISGGLSGIGLLESFTSAWSGGRAKTRSRERVPRMTDVRQGMGKFEPGAGAVFAVQLLLRTEAGHPQAALERMHQLLAVFAATSEENYLRPHKPRTRRAVAGFERRFETGEFAPRRRQWITVRELAAFLKPPTVRCGGAGVVRSGGQVPPAPATLPVYTGQPGLIPLGAVAYPDGRERIGAARVQDYLFGLALGKSGHGKTEQALVAAIALAHNGFGTWFLDPHGEAWARAKPYLAHPHIQSRVWEINLAEAEPDQLVVSWNPLSMEGRRSCDVQKIVLSVTEGIAAAQNWGDSAPRARTILARTAQALALLNVKAVGEGRPDLQCTLFQVRTWLTDDGWREVLLPHLPRRVRAYWEQTFPRLASDAVPTVTYAIDRLDTSAALQAFFGNPRSGYDVRTAMDTGRVVFVCPSGSESDALVSCLLIHDLHRAGLSRQDTPRELRRTFFSWGDELTAVDSSSKGFLAAIAEQLRKYEVRFTGMTQMVLRLSPITRQALLQNQSMLSTCAADFDEAAFIAKRWKGRVTAETITELPKYHYVMSVTLDGVPTTPFRVRGLPVERIFAKYKNPAGIPDLDAAIDSNLRRRPVGEILTDLEELDELILAHHTGRPAAGDSGDPTTLTDPAERPLPCPTHTPHLLASGPSASTPWTSSTNTAWSPPDSSTA; encoded by the coding sequence GTGACCACGGCGATCGTGGATTTCACGCAACCCGCCGCCGCCCCTGCATCGGCGCCTGCACGTCGCCGGTATGTCGAGCGTGCCGAGCTGGTGCTGGCGCTGCCTGATCAGCGTCCGCTGGCTGCGCTGGGGCTTGACCCCGATCCGTTGCAGCAGTTGGCGACGGCGCTCTGCAGTGTGCGGACCCAGGACGGCGAGCGCGCCGATGTCGTCCTGGACTTGATCCCTATCTCGGAGAGGCCGCTTGCCCGTCGCCGTCGGCGTCTGCTCGCGGCCGCCAAGCGCCGCGGTCCTTCCGCTTACGGCATGAAAATCAGCGGCGGCCTCAGTGGGATTGGTCTGCTGGAGTCGTTCACTTCGGCCTGGTCGGGAGGTAGAGCGAAGACCAGGTCGCGCGAGCGGGTGCCGCGGATGACCGATGTGCGTCAGGGGATGGGGAAGTTCGAGCCGGGTGCGGGTGCGGTGTTCGCCGTGCAGCTGCTGCTGCGTACCGAGGCCGGGCACCCGCAGGCCGCGCTGGAGCGCATGCACCAGCTTCTGGCGGTGTTTGCGGCCACATCAGAGGAGAACTATCTACGCCCTCACAAGCCGCGGACCCGCCGGGCCGTCGCAGGCTTTGAACGGCGCTTTGAGACAGGCGAGTTCGCTCCGCGCCGCCGGCAGTGGATCACCGTGCGCGAGCTGGCTGCCTTCCTGAAGCCGCCCACGGTGCGGTGTGGTGGTGCGGGGGTGGTGCGCTCTGGCGGTCAGGTGCCACCGGCTCCGGCAACCCTGCCCGTGTATACCGGGCAGCCGGGGCTGATTCCGCTTGGTGCGGTCGCCTACCCCGACGGGCGCGAGCGGATTGGCGCCGCCCGGGTGCAGGACTATCTGTTCGGACTGGCCTTGGGGAAGTCCGGTCACGGCAAGACGGAGCAGGCCCTCGTGGCGGCCATCGCTCTCGCGCATAACGGGTTCGGGACCTGGTTTTTGGATCCGCACGGTGAGGCATGGGCGCGAGCCAAGCCGTATCTGGCGCACCCTCATATCCAGTCGCGGGTGTGGGAGATCAATCTGGCCGAGGCTGAGCCGGACCAGCTGGTGGTGTCGTGGAATCCGTTGTCGATGGAGGGCCGCAGGTCCTGTGATGTGCAGAAGATCGTGCTGTCTGTCACGGAGGGCATCGCCGCTGCCCAGAACTGGGGTGACAGCGCGCCCAGGGCCCGCACCATTTTGGCGCGCACCGCGCAGGCGCTTGCCCTGCTCAACGTCAAGGCCGTCGGCGAGGGGCGGCCCGATCTGCAGTGCACGCTCTTTCAGGTGCGGACGTGGCTGACCGATGACGGATGGCGCGAGGTCCTGCTGCCGCACCTGCCCCGAAGGGTGCGGGCGTACTGGGAGCAGACCTTCCCCCGATTGGCCTCCGACGCTGTGCCCACCGTGACCTATGCCATCGACCGCCTCGATACGAGTGCGGCATTACAGGCGTTCTTCGGCAACCCGCGCTCCGGTTACGACGTGCGCACAGCGATGGACACCGGCCGGGTGGTGTTCGTGTGCCCCTCCGGGTCGGAGTCCGACGCCCTGGTCTCGTGCCTGCTCATTCATGACCTGCACCGCGCTGGCCTCTCACGCCAGGACACCCCCCGCGAGCTGCGGCGCACCTTCTTCTCCTGGGGTGATGAACTGACCGCTGTGGACTCCTCCTCCAAAGGGTTCCTCGCCGCGATCGCCGAGCAGCTGCGCAAGTACGAGGTGCGGTTCACTGGCATGACACAGATGGTGCTGCGCCTGTCTCCGATCACGCGTCAGGCGCTGCTGCAGAACCAGTCGATGCTCTCGACCTGCGCCGCGGACTTCGACGAGGCGGCCTTCATCGCTAAACGGTGGAAGGGCCGTGTCACCGCGGAGACGATCACTGAACTCCCCAAGTACCACTACGTCATGTCGGTGACCCTGGACGGCGTTCCGACCACCCCGTTTCGGGTGCGTGGCCTGCCGGTCGAGCGGATCTTCGCGAAGTACAAGAATCCGGCCGGGATTCCCGACCTGGACGCGGCGATCGACAGCAACCTGCGCCGCCGCCCGGTCGGCGAGATCCTCACCGACCTCGAGGAACTGGACGAGCTCATCCTCGCCCACCACACCGGGCGCCCCGCCGCGGGCGACAGCGGCGACCCCACCACGCTCACCGACCCAGCGGAAAGGCCCCTGCCATGCCCTACGCACACCCCGCACCTGCTGGCGTCGGGTCCATCGGCCAGCACGCCATGGACGTCCTCTACCAACACCGCCTGGTCTCCACCCGACAGCTCCACCGCCTGA
- a CDS encoding replication-relaxation family protein — MPYAHPAPAGVGSIGQHAMDVLYQHRLVSTRQLHRLITPHHSRAEYLRRQLHQIRTAGMADYAARRLHGQSDLLWWLTHKGATAVEATGLLTARPYRMSAEAAAGPLQEHTLATVETGLAFTEWARTLGHECGPLDWSPEVAHPYRDDTRPGEDFTLIPDAVLHYVHTTPAQRTLLTLFIEVDRTQMTVARLAQKLHAYAAYQGHTPQLTASRGARTVHRTSTVPAWRSRYPTFPRLLLVLTGASTARLARRIADLRSLAAADPALSAGTLRAGVTTLEQLQSQGPFAPIFTPVLGPGDLTDALLRPQSSTSTSAA; from the coding sequence ATGCCCTACGCACACCCCGCACCTGCTGGCGTCGGGTCCATCGGCCAGCACGCCATGGACGTCCTCTACCAACACCGCCTGGTCTCCACCCGACAGCTCCACCGCCTGATCACCCCCCACCACAGCCGGGCCGAGTACCTGCGCCGCCAGCTCCACCAGATCCGCACCGCCGGCATGGCCGACTACGCAGCACGGCGGCTCCACGGCCAGAGCGACCTGCTGTGGTGGCTCACCCACAAGGGCGCCACCGCCGTCGAGGCGACCGGGCTACTCACCGCACGCCCCTACCGCATGAGCGCCGAGGCCGCGGCCGGTCCCCTGCAGGAACACACCCTGGCCACCGTGGAGACCGGCCTCGCGTTCACCGAATGGGCCCGCACGCTCGGCCACGAATGCGGACCGCTCGACTGGTCACCGGAAGTCGCCCACCCCTACCGCGACGACACCCGCCCCGGCGAAGACTTCACCCTGATCCCCGACGCCGTCCTGCACTACGTCCACACCACCCCCGCCCAGCGCACCCTGCTCACCCTGTTCATCGAGGTCGACCGCACCCAGATGACCGTCGCCCGCCTCGCCCAAAAACTCCACGCCTACGCCGCCTACCAAGGCCACACTCCCCAGCTCACCGCCAGCCGCGGGGCCCGCACCGTACACCGCACCTCAACCGTCCCAGCCTGGCGCTCCCGCTACCCCACCTTCCCCCGCCTCCTGCTGGTCCTCACCGGCGCCTCCACAGCCCGGCTCGCCCGCCGCATCGCCGACCTGCGCAGCCTCGCCGCCGCCGACCCCGCACTGAGCGCCGGCACGCTCCGCGCCGGAGTCACCACTCTCGAACAGCTCCAAAGCCAGGGCCCGTTCGCCCCGATCTTCACCCCCGTCCTTGGACCAGGCGATCTCACCGACGCACTCCTGCGCCCGCAGTCGTCCACCAGTACCTCCGCCGCCTGA
- a CDS encoding SAF domain-containing protein, with translation MRTDVPITTTPPPTVKRERRWSVVALCVVLAVVAALGAVYLATSSSNRVPVLAIARDVPAEQALSDGDLVVAEVSADAVLSPVPASEKAALIGRRPAVDLHQGGLLQLAQLATGSGLGDKQQQVGVQVKRGQAPAGTLQPGDKVLAVTTPAQGDTPDPDKAEAPPTSLEATVVSVSRPDASGTVVVNLAVSPTDGPLLATRAALGRIALVRQPRSS, from the coding sequence GTGCGTACGGACGTTCCGATCACGACGACACCGCCGCCCACCGTCAAACGGGAGCGCCGCTGGTCGGTGGTCGCGCTGTGTGTCGTCCTGGCCGTGGTCGCCGCGCTCGGCGCGGTGTATCTGGCCACCTCCTCGAGCAACCGCGTCCCGGTCTTGGCGATCGCCCGCGACGTACCCGCCGAACAGGCCTTGAGCGATGGGGATTTGGTGGTGGCGGAGGTGTCGGCGGACGCGGTCCTGTCCCCGGTGCCGGCCTCCGAGAAGGCGGCGCTGATCGGACGGCGCCCCGCCGTCGACCTTCACCAGGGCGGTCTGCTGCAACTCGCGCAGCTCGCCACCGGATCCGGGCTGGGTGACAAGCAGCAGCAGGTCGGTGTGCAAGTGAAGCGCGGGCAGGCCCCGGCGGGCACGCTGCAGCCCGGTGACAAGGTCCTCGCTGTCACCACTCCGGCCCAGGGCGACACCCCGGACCCGGACAAGGCGGAGGCGCCGCCGACCTCGCTCGAGGCGACGGTGGTGTCGGTGTCGCGCCCGGACGCGTCGGGCACGGTCGTGGTCAACCTCGCGGTCTCCCCCACGGACGGGCCGCTGTTGGCCACCCGCGCCGCGTTGGGCCGCATCGCACTGGTCCGTCAGCCGCGGAGCAGTTGA
- a CDS encoding type II secretion system F family protein: MTTSQLALYAALFAVLAVAAAALAVREIRGRIPDPAKPPARLALRLHRAKTELPEKWQRRWRHLLGAAGVVTLVVWAYTGWPVQGLIAGGAVLGAPYVWHPGGSAKVRIERLEALAQWLNHLAGIHTAGISLVQTVRSSAKTAPAPIAPQVSALADRLGSGRMDAHQAFALFADELSDGVVDHVVLLLQSHAVYKGRGLADALEALAVTIDQQAADARTVESDRAKVRKSARMNSVVITLVVVGCMLNQAWSAWYSTPLGQIVLAVLGCCYAGTLVWMRRVARSQPDPRLLDPLGSAGALLVPAGGLR, translated from the coding sequence ATGACCACCTCCCAGCTGGCCCTGTACGCCGCACTGTTCGCGGTCCTCGCGGTGGCCGCCGCGGCGCTGGCCGTGCGCGAGATCCGCGGCCGCATTCCCGACCCGGCGAAACCCCCCGCCCGCCTTGCGCTGCGGCTGCACCGGGCGAAGACCGAGCTGCCGGAGAAGTGGCAGCGCCGCTGGCGCCACCTGCTGGGGGCGGCCGGCGTGGTGACGCTGGTGGTGTGGGCGTACACCGGCTGGCCGGTCCAGGGTTTGATCGCGGGCGGGGCGGTGCTCGGCGCCCCGTATGTGTGGCATCCGGGCGGGTCGGCGAAGGTGCGGATCGAGCGCCTGGAGGCCCTCGCGCAGTGGCTGAACCACCTGGCGGGCATCCACACTGCGGGCATCTCCCTGGTGCAGACCGTACGGTCCTCCGCCAAGACCGCCCCGGCCCCGATCGCCCCCCAGGTCTCGGCGCTCGCCGACCGCCTCGGCTCGGGCCGCATGGACGCCCACCAGGCGTTCGCCCTGTTCGCCGACGAACTCTCCGACGGGGTCGTCGACCACGTGGTGCTGCTGCTGCAGTCGCACGCCGTGTACAAGGGCCGCGGTCTGGCCGACGCCCTGGAGGCCCTCGCCGTCACCATCGACCAGCAGGCCGCCGACGCCCGCACCGTGGAGTCCGACCGGGCCAAGGTCCGCAAATCCGCCCGTATGAACTCCGTCGTCATCACCCTGGTCGTGGTCGGCTGCATGCTCAACCAGGCCTGGTCTGCGTGGTACAGCACCCCGTTGGGGCAGATCGTTCTCGCCGTCCTGGGCTGCTGTTACGCCGGAACGCTGGTGTGGATGCGGCGCGTTGCCCGCT
- a CDS encoding CpaF family protein, giving the protein MANGYQQPGVNGHSAPMDRSDLAAMLTQRLDRLRPPEQHAAPPLPPTAGPATPVLPAADTVSADPGAVPLLADLPGDLPVGWDIIQDLQKKVSTQVSQRDPNNKMEKDDRRAYARAVTTEVVAAWASEYASENVPLAREEETRIANAVYDSIYRGGRLQSLLDEDGVEDVMVDGLRAMVEYYDKPRRVIEKIANSHEEVLAWVDRMASLSGHGDRSLDLSRPSTGFRLPDGSRVTASLLTSRPSVVIRKHRIQNQGIPELVQWGTLNPMLELFLRACVQAKMNILIVGGMGAGKTSLLRALGREIPEDERLVTLESDRELYLDEPGPMPGPPTFAFEARHSNGERDTAGEVTISDLFEVALRYNATRVIVGEVRSKEIKPMLDSMSGSGSGSMCTVHVRRPRGIINRLSQLCTGAGMSDTEAHHLIAAAVDVVVYLAYDWSDLKYGGHKHRYVSHILEVHDEVGESGRAITTELFAPAGKEVRAVYQQMPTFIDELEDHSRFTDQYGNTFGFNRAWLLDNPHGAWRAPLQKVGP; this is encoded by the coding sequence ATGGCTAACGGATACCAGCAGCCCGGCGTGAACGGGCACAGCGCCCCGATGGACCGCAGCGACCTCGCGGCGATGCTCACCCAGCGACTGGACCGGCTGCGCCCGCCCGAGCAGCACGCCGCTCCTCCCCTGCCGCCGACCGCAGGACCGGCAACGCCCGTGCTGCCGGCGGCGGACACGGTGTCGGCGGACCCGGGGGCCGTGCCGCTCCTCGCCGACCTGCCCGGCGATCTTCCGGTGGGCTGGGACATCATCCAGGACCTGCAGAAGAAGGTCTCCACCCAGGTCAGCCAGCGCGACCCCAACAACAAGATGGAGAAGGACGACCGGCGGGCCTACGCCCGCGCGGTGACCACCGAAGTGGTGGCCGCCTGGGCGTCGGAGTACGCGTCGGAGAACGTTCCGCTGGCCCGCGAGGAGGAGACCCGCATCGCGAATGCGGTCTACGACTCCATCTACCGCGGCGGCCGCCTGCAGTCCCTCTTGGACGAGGACGGCGTCGAAGACGTCATGGTCGACGGGCTGCGCGCGATGGTGGAGTACTACGACAAGCCGCGGCGGGTCATCGAGAAGATCGCCAACTCGCATGAGGAGGTGCTCGCCTGGGTGGACCGGATGGCCAGCCTGTCCGGGCACGGCGACCGCAGCCTGGACCTGAGCCGGCCCTCCACCGGATTCCGTCTGCCCGACGGGTCCCGGGTCACCGCCTCCCTGCTGACCTCCCGGCCCTCGGTCGTCATCCGCAAGCACCGCATCCAGAACCAAGGCATCCCCGAGCTGGTGCAGTGGGGCACCCTCAACCCGATGCTGGAGCTGTTCCTGCGGGCCTGTGTGCAGGCAAAGATGAACATCCTCATCGTCGGCGGCATGGGCGCCGGGAAGACCTCGTTGCTGCGTGCGCTCGGCCGGGAAATCCCCGAGGACGAGCGGCTGGTCACGCTGGAATCGGACCGGGAGCTGTACCTGGACGAGCCGGGCCCCATGCCGGGACCGCCCACCTTCGCGTTCGAAGCCCGGCACTCCAACGGCGAGCGGGACACTGCCGGAGAGGTCACCATCTCCGACCTGTTCGAGGTTGCCCTGCGGTACAACGCGACCCGGGTGATCGTCGGTGAGGTCCGCTCGAAGGAGATCAAGCCGATGCTCGACTCGATGTCGGGCAGCGGATCGGGCTCGATGTGCACGGTTCACGTACGGCGCCCGCGCGGCATCATCAACCGCCTGTCCCAGCTGTGCACCGGGGCGGGCATGAGCGACACCGAAGCCCACCATCTGATCGCTGCGGCCGTCGACGTCGTCGTCTATCTCGCCTACGACTGGTCGGACTTGAAGTACGGCGGCCACAAGCACCGCTACGTCAGTCACATCCTGGAGGTCCACGACGAGGTCGGCGAGAGCGGCCGGGCCATCACCACCGAGCTGTTCGCCCCCGCCGGAAAAGAAGTCCGGGCGGTGTATCAGCAGATGCCGACGTTCATCGACGAGCTCGAGGACCACTCGCGGTTCACCGATCAGTACGGGAACACCTTCGGCTTCAACCGCGCATGGCTGCTCGACAACCCGCACGGCGCGTGGCGGGCGCCGTTGCAGAAGGTCGGCCCCTGA